The sequence below is a genomic window from Microbacterium sp. cx-55.
CGTTCGTGCCCGTGCGATGTCGGCTCGTAGTAGCGGTGTCCGACGAGCGGATCGGGCAGGTACTGCTGCGCCACGACGCCGACATCCGCGTCATGCGGGTAGCGGTAGCCCTTGCCGTGCCCGAGCCGCTTCGCGCCCGCGTAGTGGGCATCGCGCAGATGATTCGGGACCCGCCCGAATCCGCCGTTTCGGACGTCGGCGATGGCCCGGTCGATCGCGAGGTACGCGGCATTCGACTTCGCGGTGGACGCGAGGTACGCCGTCGCTTCGGCGAGCGGGATGCGGCCTTCCGGCATGCCGATGAACGCCACGGCGTCGGCGGCGGCGACGGCGATCTGCAGCGCCTGCGGATCGGCCAAGCCGATGTCCTCCGCGGCGGAGATGACGAGGCGGCGGGCGATGAACCGGGGGTCCTCCCCCGCCTCGATCATGCGCGCGAGGTAGTGGATCGCCGCATCCACATCGCTCCCCCGGATCGACTTGATGAAGGCGCTGATCACGTCGTAGTGCTCGTCGCCCTGACGGTCGTAGCGCAGGAGCGCGCGATCGACCGCCTGCGCCACCACCTCGGCCGTGATCTCAGGAGTGTCATCGGATTCCGGGTCGTCGACCATCGCCGCGGCCGCCTCGAGCGCCGTGAGCGCCCGTCGGGCGTCGCCCGATGCCATCTGCACCAGCGCCGCGCGGGCGTCGTCGGCGAGTGCGACCGAGCCCGCGAGCCCCCGCGGGTCGCTCACCGCCCGGTCGACGAGCGAGCGCAGATCGTCATCGCCGAGCGTCTCGAGCGTCAGCAGCAGCGATCGTGACAACAGCGGCGAGATCACGGAGAACGAGGGGTTCTCGGTGGTCGCCGCGATCAGCACGATCCATCCGTTCTCGACGCCCGGAAGCAGCGCGTCCTGCTGGGCCTTCGTGAATCGGTGGATCTCGTCGAGGAAGAGGATCGTCGACTGCCCGTAGAGGTCGCGCTGATTCAGCGCGTCCTGCATCACCTCTCGAACGTCTTTCACGCCCGCGGTCACGGCGGAGAGCTCGACGAACCGACGCCCCGAAGACCGGGCGATCGCCTGCGCGAGTGTCGTCTTCCCCGTGCCGGGGGGACCCCAAAGGATCACCGAGACAGCGCCGTTCGTCTGGCGGGAGCGGTCTGCCAGCGCCACGAGCGGCGAGCCCGGTCGCAGAAGGTGCCGCTGGCCGGCCACCTCGTCGAGCGAGACCGGCCGCATCCGCACCGCGAGAGGGGTCTGCCCCTGGAAGAGTGCGCCGCCGGTCATCCCTCCAGGCTAGACGTGCGCGCCGACACCGCGTCCGCCCCGCGGCTTTGTCGCTCGCGGGCGGCTGTGCGTAGGATCGGGCGAGCTCCGGCTCACGGATGAGGAGGAACAGTGGCCAACCCGAAGTCACGCGAACAGCGCGCCGAACGCGAGCGTGCTCGCCTGTACCAGGCCCGACGGGACTTCCACGCCGGCATCAGCCGCCGCCGCGTGCGAGACAACCTCATCGCCGGGATCGCCGGCGGCATCCTCATCCTCGCCGTCGTCGGCGGACAGGTCGCGTACTACACGCTCGGACCGGGCGTACCCGCTCCGTCCTCCTCCCCCTCCCCGACGGCGACGCCGTCGATACCCGCGCCCTGATCGGGGCGCCGCACGGTCGTCGCGATCGGCTCGGCCGGCCGGACGCGTCATCCCCGGTCGCCGTCCCTCAGCGCTGCGACCGCGGGTACTAGGCTGAATCCGATTGCCCGACCGCCGATGCGAGCCGCTTGAGGTGCCCCGTGACTGCCGCGACAGAACACTCTTCCGATCAGCCCGAAACCGGGATCGTTGATCCCGGCGCCGACGCGCCCGAGAACATCGCTGAGCCGGTGACGACTCCCGATTCCGTGAACCCCGCCGAGCCCGACGGTGAGCCCGAGCCCGAGCGGGCGTCCGAACCGGAGCCCGAGCCCGAGGCGGCGAGCGAGCCCGAGGCCGAAAGCACCCCCGAGCCCGTTGCGGCTCCGACGCCGACTCCCGCGATGCCTCGCAAGCCGAAGGCGGCACCCGTCGCCGTCGAGAACGGCGAGCCCTGGGGCCGCGTCGACGATGACGGAACGGTCTCGGTGCGCGAGGGCGACCAGTGGCGTGTCGTCGGTCAGTATCCCGACGGCTCCCCCGAGGAGGCGCTCGCCTACTTCACCCGCAAGTACGCCGACCTCGCCAGCGAGGTGACCCTGCTGGAGGTGCGTCAGCGCCGCGGCGGGGCGTCCGCCTCCGACCTTCGACACACCGCGACGACCCTGCAAGGCAAGCTCGTGGACGCGGCGGCGGTGGGCGATCTCGCTTCCCTCACCTCGCGCCTCGACGCCCTGTTCGGCACGCTGCAGGAGGCGACCGCCGCCGAAGCCCAGGTCGCGAAGCAGGCCGTCGATGCCGCCATCGTCGAGCGCACAGCGCTGGTCGACCGCGCAGAGGCGATCGCGGCCCGCGACCCGCGCACGGTGCAGTGGAAGCAGGTGTCGGTCGAACTGAACGACCTCTTCGAGCAGTGGCAGGCGCACCAGCAGAACGGTCCGCGCCTGCCCAAGTCGACGTCGCAGCAGCTCTGGTCCCGATTCCGCGACGCGCGCAGCACCGTGGAGCGGCACCGTCGGGCGTTCTACGCGGAGCTCGACGAGACCCACAAGCACGCGAAGGACCAGAAGACCCGTCTCGTGGAACGCGCGGAGGCGCTCGCCCCTCGCGGCGAAGAGGGCATTCCCGCGTACCGCGGACTGCTCGACGAATGGAAGGCCGCCGGACGCGCCGGCAAGAAGGTCGACGACGCGCTCTGGGCTCGGTTCAAGGCTGCGGGCGACGCGCTCTACGGCGCACGCATCGAGCGCGAGTCCGTGGAGGCCGAGGAGTCGAAGGGGCGCATCGAACTGAAGCGTGCGGTACTCGAGCGTGCCCGGCCGATCGTCGATGTCAAGGACCTCGCCTCCGCGCGCCAGCAGCTGACGGCGATCCAGCGCGAGTGGGACGAGATCGGTCGGATCTTCCCGCGCGACAAGGAGCGGACGCTCGATGACGAACTGCGCAAGATCGAGACGTCTGTGCGCACGCGGGAAGACGCCGACTGGAAGCGCAACGACCCCGAGACGACCGCCCGCGCGAACGACATGACGCGGCAGCTGACCGACGCGATCGAGAAGCTCGAGGCCGACGTCGCCGCCGCCGAGAAGCGCGGCGACGCCCGGGCGACGAAAGAAGCCCAGGCCGCCCTCGAGGCGCGGAAGGCGTGGCTCCGCGCGATCGGCGGCTGACTCCTCCCCCGGATGACTGTCATCCGGGTCTGTCCACAGGTCGCCCGCGACGCCCCCGAAGAGAGGGCGTCGCGGGCGACACTGGTGCGATGACGTCGTTGTTCGTGTACTTCCCCGGTGAGCGGCTGAGCTCGGCCGAACTCAGCGCGGCTTGCCTCGACGGGCATCTGGTCGAGCTCGGCGAAGGGTACGTGCCGGCCGACACCGTGGAAACGTCGTGGCTGCGCGCGGCATCGCTCCGCGCGATCGCCGGAACCGAGCTCGCGGCGATCCTGACGAGTGCGGCGTGGGTGCACGGCGCTCTCGCGGAGCCTCCCGCGCGGCACCGGCTGCAACGCGCCAGTCCGCAGCGGATCCACGAGCCCATCGGCCGCCGATTCGTCTACCGCGATCCGCAGCTTCCCGCGGGCGACATCGTCCGGATCGCCGAGGTCGCGGTGACGACGCCGGCACGGACGGTCGCCGACCTCGCCCGCAGCGCGACGCCCACCGATCTGGCGGCGCTCCAGGGCTTCGTCGATACCGACCCGCAGGTTCTGGCGGACGGATGCGAACTGCTGCGCACCTCGACCCGGATGCCGCACAAGCGAGCCGCGATCGAGATCCTCGAGGATCTGATCAGGACGACGTGAACCGGTAGACGTCGTAGACCGCGTCGATTCGACGGACCGCGTTCAGCACCCTGTCGAGGTGCACGGTGTCGCCCATCTCGAACACGAACTTGCTGATCGCCAACCGATCGTTCGAGGTCGACACCGTCGCGGAGAGGATGTTGACGTGATGCTCGCTGAGCACTCGGGTCACGTCGCTCAGAAGTCCGGAACGGTCGAGCGCTTCCACCTGGATCTGCACGAGGAACACGCTCTTGGTCGTCGGTGCCCAGTCGACGTCGATCACCCGGTCGGGCTCGTTCATGAGCGACTTCACGTTGGTGCAATCGCTGCGGTGGACGGACACACCGCTCCCGCGCGTCACGAAGCCGACGATCTCATCGCCCGGAACCGGCGTGCAGCACTTCGCGAGCTTCACCAGGATGTCGGGCGCACCGCGCACGAGCACTCCCGAATCGCCGTCGCGCGGCGCACGGCCGCGCCCGATGTGCGGAATATCGATCGGACCGGTCGTGGTGTCCTGATCGGCGACGAGCGACGTCACCTTCTCGATCACGGACTGCGTCGAGACATGGCCTTCGCCGACCGCGGCGTAGAGCGCGGAGACGTCTTCGTAGCGCAGCAGCTGCGCGACCTGTGAGAAGGAATCCTGGCTCATCAACCGCTGAAGCGGCAGGTTCTGTCGACGCATGGCGCGGGCGATCGACTCGCGGCCCTGTTCGATCGCCTCTTCGCGTCGCTCCTTGGTGAACCACCCGCGGATCTTGTTGCGCGCGCGGGTGCTCTTGACGAAGCCGAGCCAATCCTGGCTGGGCCCCGCATCCGGATTCTTCGAGGTGAAGACCTCGACGACGTCACCGGACTGCAACTCCGACTCGAGCGGGATCAGTCGGCCGTTCACCTTCGCGCCCATCGTGCGATGGCCGATCTCGGTGTGCACGGCGTACGCGAAGTCGACCGGCGTGGCGCCCGCGGGAAGACCGATCACGCGGCCCTTCGGGGTGAAGACGTAGACCTCTTTCGCGCCGATCTCGAAGCGCAGCGAATCGAGGAACTCCCCCGGGTCGGCCGTTTCGGCCTGCCAGTCGGAGATGTGCGCCAGCCACGCCATGTCGGTGTCGGAGGACTTGGGATCGACACTCCGACCCGTCATCCGCTCCTTGTACTTCCAGTGCGCGGCGACACCGAACTCGGCCTGCTGGTGCATCTCGTTGGTGCGGATCTGGATCTCGACGGTGCGCCCGCCGGGGCCGATCACGGTCGTGTGCAGCGACTGGTAGAGATTGAACTTCGGTGTGGCGATGTAGTCCTTGAACCGGCCCGGGATCGGT
It includes:
- a CDS encoding replication-associated recombination protein A gives rise to the protein MTGGALFQGQTPLAVRMRPVSLDEVAGQRHLLRPGSPLVALADRSRQTNGAVSVILWGPPGTGKTTLAQAIARSSGRRFVELSAVTAGVKDVREVMQDALNQRDLYGQSTILFLDEIHRFTKAQQDALLPGVENGWIVLIAATTENPSFSVISPLLSRSLLLTLETLGDDDLRSLVDRAVSDPRGLAGSVALADDARAALVQMASGDARRALTALEAAAAMVDDPESDDTPEITAEVVAQAVDRALLRYDRQGDEHYDVISAFIKSIRGSDVDAAIHYLARMIEAGEDPRFIARRLVISAAEDIGLADPQALQIAVAAADAVAFIGMPEGRIPLAEATAYLASTAKSNAAYLAIDRAIADVRNGGFGRVPNHLRDAHYAGAKRLGHGKGYRYPHDADVGVVAQQYLPDPLVGHRYYEPTSHGHERDVAARLERIRRILDGTA
- a CDS encoding dioxygenase translates to MANPKSREQRAERERARLYQARRDFHAGISRRRVRDNLIAGIAGGILILAVVGGQVAYYTLGPGVPAPSSSPSPTATPSIPAP
- a CDS encoding DUF349 domain-containing protein, which codes for MPRKPKAAPVAVENGEPWGRVDDDGTVSVREGDQWRVVGQYPDGSPEEALAYFTRKYADLASEVTLLEVRQRRGGASASDLRHTATTLQGKLVDAAAVGDLASLTSRLDALFGTLQEATAAEAQVAKQAVDAAIVERTALVDRAEAIAARDPRTVQWKQVSVELNDLFEQWQAHQQNGPRLPKSTSQQLWSRFRDARSTVERHRRAFYAELDETHKHAKDQKTRLVERAEALAPRGEEGIPAYRGLLDEWKAAGRAGKKVDDALWARFKAAGDALYGARIERESVEAEESKGRIELKRAVLERARPIVDVKDLASARQQLTAIQREWDEIGRIFPRDKERTLDDELRKIETSVRTREDADWKRNDPETTARANDMTRQLTDAIEKLEADVAAAEKRGDARATKEAQAALEARKAWLRAIGG
- a CDS encoding type IV toxin-antitoxin system AbiEi family antitoxin translates to MTSLFVYFPGERLSSAELSAACLDGHLVELGEGYVPADTVETSWLRAASLRAIAGTELAAILTSAAWVHGALAEPPARHRLQRASPQRIHEPIGRRFVYRDPQLPAGDIVRIAEVAVTTPARTVADLARSATPTDLAALQGFVDTDPQVLADGCELLRTSTRMPHKRAAIEILEDLIRTT
- a CDS encoding RelA/SpoT family protein — protein: MAETVPPGAQPSSLRRLIPRIFSRAARRDDVEKLVRTVRTHHPKGDIAIIERAYAVAEKAHDGQRRQSGEPYITHPLAVAQILADLGLGPKAIAAALLHDTVEDTGYELGTLSAEFGDEVAMLVDGVTKLDKVKYGESAQAETVRKMIVAMSRDIRVLLIKLADRLHNARTWGFVPPEKAAKKATETLEIYAPLAHRLGIQAIKSELEDLSFAVLHPKLYVEIDSLVKQRTPQREQYVQNVIQSVEEDLRELRIRGRIAGRPKQLYSVYQKMVVRGREFDDIYDLIGIRVIVGTVRDCYAVLGALHARWTPIPGRFKDYIATPKFNLYQSLHTTVIGPGGRTVEIQIRTNEMHQQAEFGVAAHWKYKERMTGRSVDPKSSDTDMAWLAHISDWQAETADPGEFLDSLRFEIGAKEVYVFTPKGRVIGLPAGATPVDFAYAVHTEIGHRTMGAKVNGRLIPLESELQSGDVVEVFTSKNPDAGPSQDWLGFVKSTRARNKIRGWFTKERREEAIEQGRESIARAMRRQNLPLQRLMSQDSFSQVAQLLRYEDVSALYAAVGEGHVSTQSVIEKVTSLVADQDTTTGPIDIPHIGRGRAPRDGDSGVLVRGAPDILVKLAKCCTPVPGDEIVGFVTRGSGVSVHRSDCTNVKSLMNEPDRVIDVDWAPTTKSVFLVQIQVEALDRSGLLSDVTRVLSEHHVNILSATVSTSNDRLAISKFVFEMGDTVHLDRVLNAVRRIDAVYDVYRFTSS